In Populus alba chromosome 1, ASM523922v2, whole genome shotgun sequence, a single window of DNA contains:
- the LOC118033859 gene encoding NAD(P)H-quinone oxidoreductase subunit S, chloroplastic yields the protein MASSITLQSTLLRSSFLGQNNFPNHPHKPYSLIPKEHRLKIKTCAKFDPFEILGGRGLCNGEKGVQQELQRKIEEEAPPAAGEEEYSGNLEISSVPEDGFEKELMGLTGGFPGGEKGLEKFIEENPPPKKQPVAKLTITNKPKPPELPLLLPGMIAIVKNPNNPFYMYTGIVQRITDGKAGVIFEGGNWDRLVTFRLEELERREKGPPGKNPRSAIIEEFYETESQSTT from the coding sequence ATGGCTTCTTCCATCACCCTTCAAAGTACTCTACTTAGGTCCAGCTTTCTAGGTCAAAACAACTTCCCCAATCATCCTCATAAACCATACTCTTTGATCCCCAAAGAACACAGGTTGAAGATAAAAACATGTGCCAAATTCGACCCTTTTGAGATCTTGGGAGGCAGAGGGCTCTGCAATGGAGAAAAAGGCGTGCAACAAGAGCTACAGAGAAAAATTGAAGAGGAGGCACCGCCAGCTGCTGGTGAAGAGGAGTATTCAGGTAACTTGGAAATATCAAGTGTGCCGGAAGATGGTTTCGAAAAGGAGCTGATGGGATTAACAGGGGGCTTCCCTGGTGGAGAGAAGGGATTGGAAAAATTCATCGAGGAAAACCCACCTCCAAAGAAACAACCAGTTGCGAAGCTTACAATCACAAACAAGCCAAAACCACCAGAACTGCCACTGTTGTTGCCTGGTATGATTGCAATTGTGAAGAACCCGAATAACCCATTTTACATGTACACTGGCATTGTTCAGCGAATCACTGATGGAAAAGCCGGAGTTATCTTTGAAGGAGGAAACTGGGATCGGTTAGTAACTTTCCGCCTGGAAGAGCTGGAGCGTAGGGAGAAGGGCCCTCCAGGCAAAAATCCCAGGTCCGCAATAATTGAAGAATTCTATGAAACCGAATCACAATCAACCACCTAG